One part of the Stigmatopora argus isolate UIUO_Sarg chromosome 8, RoL_Sarg_1.0, whole genome shotgun sequence genome encodes these proteins:
- the LOC144078871 gene encoding UV excision repair protein RAD23 homolog B-like isoform X2 — protein MLTVTLRTLQQQTFKIHIDDEETVKALKERIAEERGQDAFPAGGQKLIYAGKILNDDTALKEYNISEKNFVVVMVTKTKAEPAPPSPPKSTSQSPTPSSTSDPPPSTLSSPPPSSVPPQETAEPQSSEAAAAPPAPENTPTTSPEDTSPPTGTVRDPPSGKSHPAESAQTDPAGTEEAAAPTADPSSDSGPPVADERGLLEEAASILVTGQAYENLVSEIAAMGYRRQAVVSALRASYNNPDRAVEYLLTGLPAAEAGDAAPLVDVPTDRPSDRPSDRPSDRPSDPPSTAPDPPLVLDTAVAAAAAARPPADTPGRNPLEFLRNQPQFQQMRQIIQQNPALLPALLQQLGRDNPQLLQQITQHQERFVQMLNEPQAGGGGSGGGGGGGGGGEGAEPRSASRSNYIQVTPQEKEAIERLKALGFPEGLVIQAYFACEKNENLAANFLLQQAWDDE, from the exons ATGCTGACGGTGACCCTCAGGACGCTCCAGCAACAGACTTTTAAAATTCACATCGACGACGAGGAGACG GTGAAAGCGTTGAAGGAGAGAATCGCAGAGGAGCGAGGCCAGGATGCGTTTCCCGCTGGAGGACAGAAGCTCATCTACGCAG GAAAAATCTTGAACGACGACACGGCGCTCAAAGAATACAACATCAGCGAGAAGAACTTTGTCGTGGTCATGGTCACCAAG ACCAAAGCAGAACCCGCGCCACCAAGCCCTCCAAAGTCAACCTCCCAATCGCCGACGCCCTCGTCGACGTCGGACCCGCCTCCTTCAACTTTaagctccccccccccctcgtccGTCCCGCCGCAAGAAACCGCCGAGCCCCAGTcgtcggaggcggcggcggcgccgcccgCCCCGGAGAACACCCCCACCACTTCTCCGGAGGACACGTCCCCCCCGACGGGCACCGTCCGAGACCCCCCGTCCGGGAAAAGCCATCCGGCGGAATCGGCCCAGACGGACCCCGCGGGGACGGAGGAGGCGGCCGCTCCCACCGCCGACCCCTCGTCGGATTCCGG CCCCCCGGTGGCCGACGAGCGAGGCCTGCTGGAGGAGGCGGCGTCCATTTTGG TGACGGGCCAGGCCTACGAGAACCTAGTGTCGGAGATCGCCGCTATGGGCTACCGGCGCCAGGCCGTGGTGTCGGCGCTCCGGGCCAGCTACAACAACCCCGACCGCGCTGTGGAGTATTTGCTGACG GGTCTCCCCGCCGCCGAGGCCGGTGACGCGGCACCCCTGGTGGACGTGCCCACGGACCGTCCATCGGATCGTCCATCGGATCGTCCATCGGATCGTCCATCGGACCCGCCTTCGACGGCGCCGGACCCGCCTTTGGTGTTGGACACAGCCGtggcggcggccgccgccgccc GCCCGCCCGCCGACACGCCCGGGCGGAACCCTCTGGAGTTCCTGAGGAACCAGCCTCAGTTCCAGCAGATGCGTCAGATCATCCAGCAGAACCCAGCGCTGCTCCCGGCGCTTCTGCAGCAGCTGGGCCGAGACAACCCGCAACTCCTGCAG CAAATCACGCAGCACCAGGAACGCTTCGTCCAGATGCTGAACGAGCCGCAAGCCGGGGGCGGGGGAAGCGGCGG cggcggcggtggcggcggcggcggcgagggtgCCGAACCCCGGTCGGCATCACGCTCCAACTACATCCAGGTCACGCCGCAGGAGAAAGAAGCTATCGAGAGG TTAAAAGCACTGGGCTTTCCTGAGGGTTTGGTCATCCAGGCGTACTTTGCCTGCGAGAAGAACGAAAACCTGGCAGCCAACTTCCTGCTGCAGCAAGCCTGGGACGACGAGtag
- the LOC144078871 gene encoding UV excision repair protein RAD23 homolog B-like isoform X1, whose amino-acid sequence MLTVTLRTLQQQTFKIHIDDEETVKALKERIAEERGQDAFPAGGQKLIYAGKILNDDTALKEYNISEKNFVVVMVTKTKAEPAPPSPPKSTSQSPTPSSTSDPPPSTLSSPPPSSVPPQETAEPQSSEAAAAPPAPENTPTTSPEDTSPPTGTVRDPPSGKSHPAESAQTDPAGTEEAAAPTADPSSDSGPPVADERGLLEEAASILVTGQAYENLVSEIAAMGYRRQAVVSALRASYNNPDRAVEYLLTGLPAAEAGDAAPLVDVPTDRPSDRPSDRPSDRPSDPPSTAPDPPLVLDTAVAAAAAARPPADTPGRNPLEFLRNQPQFQQMRQIIQQNPALLPALLQQLGRDNPQLLQQITQHQERFVQMLNEPQAGGGGSGGGSGGGGGGGGGGGGGGGGGGGGGEGAEPRSASRSNYIQVTPQEKEAIERLKALGFPEGLVIQAYFACEKNENLAANFLLQQAWDDE is encoded by the exons ATGCTGACGGTGACCCTCAGGACGCTCCAGCAACAGACTTTTAAAATTCACATCGACGACGAGGAGACG GTGAAAGCGTTGAAGGAGAGAATCGCAGAGGAGCGAGGCCAGGATGCGTTTCCCGCTGGAGGACAGAAGCTCATCTACGCAG GAAAAATCTTGAACGACGACACGGCGCTCAAAGAATACAACATCAGCGAGAAGAACTTTGTCGTGGTCATGGTCACCAAG ACCAAAGCAGAACCCGCGCCACCAAGCCCTCCAAAGTCAACCTCCCAATCGCCGACGCCCTCGTCGACGTCGGACCCGCCTCCTTCAACTTTaagctccccccccccctcgtccGTCCCGCCGCAAGAAACCGCCGAGCCCCAGTcgtcggaggcggcggcggcgccgcccgCCCCGGAGAACACCCCCACCACTTCTCCGGAGGACACGTCCCCCCCGACGGGCACCGTCCGAGACCCCCCGTCCGGGAAAAGCCATCCGGCGGAATCGGCCCAGACGGACCCCGCGGGGACGGAGGAGGCGGCCGCTCCCACCGCCGACCCCTCGTCGGATTCCGG CCCCCCGGTGGCCGACGAGCGAGGCCTGCTGGAGGAGGCGGCGTCCATTTTGG TGACGGGCCAGGCCTACGAGAACCTAGTGTCGGAGATCGCCGCTATGGGCTACCGGCGCCAGGCCGTGGTGTCGGCGCTCCGGGCCAGCTACAACAACCCCGACCGCGCTGTGGAGTATTTGCTGACG GGTCTCCCCGCCGCCGAGGCCGGTGACGCGGCACCCCTGGTGGACGTGCCCACGGACCGTCCATCGGATCGTCCATCGGATCGTCCATCGGATCGTCCATCGGACCCGCCTTCGACGGCGCCGGACCCGCCTTTGGTGTTGGACACAGCCGtggcggcggccgccgccgccc GCCCGCCCGCCGACACGCCCGGGCGGAACCCTCTGGAGTTCCTGAGGAACCAGCCTCAGTTCCAGCAGATGCGTCAGATCATCCAGCAGAACCCAGCGCTGCTCCCGGCGCTTCTGCAGCAGCTGGGCCGAGACAACCCGCAACTCCTGCAG CAAATCACGCAGCACCAGGAACGCTTCGTCCAGATGCTGAACGAGCCGCAAGCCGGGGGCGGGGGAAGCGGCGGgggaagcggcggcggcggcggcggtggcggcggcggcggtggcggcggcggcggtggcggcggcggcggcgagggtgCCGAACCCCGGTCGGCATCACGCTCCAACTACATCCAGGTCACGCCGCAGGAGAAAGAAGCTATCGAGAGG TTAAAAGCACTGGGCTTTCCTGAGGGTTTGGTCATCCAGGCGTACTTTGCCTGCGAGAAGAACGAAAACCTGGCAGCCAACTTCCTGCTGCAGCAAGCCTGGGACGACGAGtag
- the LOC144078852 gene encoding leucine-rich repeat-containing protein 24-like isoform X1 gives MRSSFVGCYGERKPTKVSEQVAMWLPFLLVLVLGALPYAGAAAAAAAAAGTSCPASCRCYSLTVECGSTSLPSLPKHVPTLTQTLFLQDNVIAQIRRQDLSPLAHLRYLYLQNNSISSVEAGSFQKQARLLELALDGNRIHSPTADTFRGLDHLRILYLAANHITRLLDFTFRGLQRLQELHLQRNGIEVLADRALAGLTSLALLDLSGNRLHTMSAAALRPLVSLQVLRITENPWRCDCALHWLRRWMDQEGQRLLSSSERRLACREPPRLSRLGLLEVPPNSLVCIPPLLQLEPRSLAVRLGDSLRVSCHASGYPRPQVTWRKASSAKASPGPRGLVRDLGAPGPGDPPAAVPPQKKEVAANFDPDTGSGMLFLSNVTAAHAGFYECEAWNAGGAARLTFRLAVNSSGGAEPDREAAARPRPGGGHVSREPLYALGSMAFGALGAATQTAIAAGISLLALTALLLLAMIYARQLRGHKEAHAAAAAAHKEESILYVNDYSDGPTTFAQLEEFRDERGHEMFVLNRAKAVAPPTRPRPAPSDGRPADGGRMAGEGVEAEPEGEGLPLNRAGLFADSRMAYEIHC, from the exons ATGCGTTCTTCCTTCGTGGGTTGTTATGGTGAACGAAAGCCAACCAAAG TTTCAGAGCAAGTGGCCATGTGGCTACCGTTCCTCCTCGTCCTGGTTTTGGGGGCCCTGCCGTATGccggggccgccgccgccgccgccgccgccgccggcactTCCTGTCCGGCGAGCTGTCGATGTTACAGCCTGACGGTGGAGTGCGGCTCCACCAGCCTGCCGTCTTTGCCCAAACACGTACCTACGCTCACGCAG ACGCTGTTCCTGCAGGACAACGTGATCGCTCAGATCCGCCGGCAGGACCTGAGCCCGCTGGCGCACCTGCGCTACCTCTACCTGCAG AACAACAGCATCTCGTCGGTGGAGGCGGGCTCCTTCCAGAAGCAGGCGCGGCTGCTGGAACTGGCGCTGGACGGCAACCGCATCCACTCGCCCACGGCCGACACCTTCCGCGGCCTGGACCACCTGCGCATCCTCTACCTGGCCGCCAACCACATCACGCGCCTGCTGGACTTCACCTTTCGCGGGCTGCAG CGCCTCCAGGAGCTTCACCTGCAGCGCAACGGCATCGAGGTCCTGGCCGATCGGGCGCTGGCCGGCCTCACGTCGCTGGCGCTGCTGGACCTGAGCGGGAACCGCCTCCACACCATGAGCGCCGCCGCGCTGCGCCCGCTGGTCAGCCTGCAGGTGCTCCGCATCACGG AGAACCCGTGGCGCTGCGACTGCGCCCTCCACTGGCTGCGGCGCTGGATGGACCAGGAGGGCCAGCGGCTGCTGAGCTCGTCGGAGCGGCGGCTGGCATGCCGGGAGCCGCCGCGCCTGTCCCGGCTGGGCCTGCTGGAGGTGCCCCCCAACAGCCTGGTGTGCATCCCGCCCCTGCTGCAGCTGGAGCCCCGCAGCCTGGCCGTGCGTCTCGGCGACAGCCTGCGCGTCTCCTGCCACGCCTCCGGCTACCCCAGGCCGCAG GTGACGTGGAGAAAAGCGTCTTCGGCCAAGGCGTCGCCGGGGCCCCGAGGATTGGTGCGGGACCTGGGCGCCCCGGGCCCCGGGGATCCTCCCGCCGCCGTCCCGCCGCAAAAGAAGGAGGTCGCCGCCAACTTTGACCCCGACACGGGCAGCGGCATGCTTTTCCTCAGCAACGTGACGGCGGCGCACGCCGGCTTCTACGAGTGCGAGGCGTGGAACGCGGGCGGCGCCGCCCGCCTCACCTTCCGGCTGGCCGTCAACTCGTCGGGGGGGGCGGAGCCCGACCGGGAGGCGGCGGCGCGGCCCCGCCCCGGCGGCGGCCACGTGAGCCGGGAGCCGCTGTACGCGCTGGGCAGCATGGCCTTCGGCGCCCTGGGGGCGGCCACGCAGACGGCCATCGCCGCCGGCATCTCGCTGCTGGCGCTCACCGCCCTGTTGCTGCTCGCCATGATCTACGCTCGACAGCTGCGAGGACACAAAGAGgcgcacgccgccgccgccgccgcccacaAG GAGGAGAGCATCCTGTACGTCAACGACTACTCGGACGGCCCGACGACGTTCGCCCAGCTGGAGGAGTTCCGAGACGAGCGCGGCCACGAGATGTTCGTCCTCAACCGCGCCAAAGCCGTGGCGCCCCCGACccggccccgccccgccccctccgACGGTCGCCCGGCCGACGGCGGCAGGATGGCGGGGGAGGGCGTGGAGGCGGAGCCCGAGGGGGAGGGGCTCCCTCTCAACCGCGCCGGCCTATTCGCCGACTCTCGGATGGCGTACGAGATCCACTGCTGA
- the LOC144078852 gene encoding leucine-rich repeat-containing protein 24-like isoform X2 produces the protein MWLPFLLVLVLGALPYAGAAAAAAAAAGTSCPASCRCYSLTVECGSTSLPSLPKHVPTLTQTLFLQDNVIAQIRRQDLSPLAHLRYLYLQNNSISSVEAGSFQKQARLLELALDGNRIHSPTADTFRGLDHLRILYLAANHITRLLDFTFRGLQRLQELHLQRNGIEVLADRALAGLTSLALLDLSGNRLHTMSAAALRPLVSLQVLRITENPWRCDCALHWLRRWMDQEGQRLLSSSERRLACREPPRLSRLGLLEVPPNSLVCIPPLLQLEPRSLAVRLGDSLRVSCHASGYPRPQVTWRKASSAKASPGPRGLVRDLGAPGPGDPPAAVPPQKKEVAANFDPDTGSGMLFLSNVTAAHAGFYECEAWNAGGAARLTFRLAVNSSGGAEPDREAAARPRPGGGHVSREPLYALGSMAFGALGAATQTAIAAGISLLALTALLLLAMIYARQLRGHKEAHAAAAAAHKEESILYVNDYSDGPTTFAQLEEFRDERGHEMFVLNRAKAVAPPTRPRPAPSDGRPADGGRMAGEGVEAEPEGEGLPLNRAGLFADSRMAYEIHC, from the exons ATGTGGCTACCGTTCCTCCTCGTCCTGGTTTTGGGGGCCCTGCCGTATGccggggccgccgccgccgccgccgccgccgccggcactTCCTGTCCGGCGAGCTGTCGATGTTACAGCCTGACGGTGGAGTGCGGCTCCACCAGCCTGCCGTCTTTGCCCAAACACGTACCTACGCTCACGCAG ACGCTGTTCCTGCAGGACAACGTGATCGCTCAGATCCGCCGGCAGGACCTGAGCCCGCTGGCGCACCTGCGCTACCTCTACCTGCAG AACAACAGCATCTCGTCGGTGGAGGCGGGCTCCTTCCAGAAGCAGGCGCGGCTGCTGGAACTGGCGCTGGACGGCAACCGCATCCACTCGCCCACGGCCGACACCTTCCGCGGCCTGGACCACCTGCGCATCCTCTACCTGGCCGCCAACCACATCACGCGCCTGCTGGACTTCACCTTTCGCGGGCTGCAG CGCCTCCAGGAGCTTCACCTGCAGCGCAACGGCATCGAGGTCCTGGCCGATCGGGCGCTGGCCGGCCTCACGTCGCTGGCGCTGCTGGACCTGAGCGGGAACCGCCTCCACACCATGAGCGCCGCCGCGCTGCGCCCGCTGGTCAGCCTGCAGGTGCTCCGCATCACGG AGAACCCGTGGCGCTGCGACTGCGCCCTCCACTGGCTGCGGCGCTGGATGGACCAGGAGGGCCAGCGGCTGCTGAGCTCGTCGGAGCGGCGGCTGGCATGCCGGGAGCCGCCGCGCCTGTCCCGGCTGGGCCTGCTGGAGGTGCCCCCCAACAGCCTGGTGTGCATCCCGCCCCTGCTGCAGCTGGAGCCCCGCAGCCTGGCCGTGCGTCTCGGCGACAGCCTGCGCGTCTCCTGCCACGCCTCCGGCTACCCCAGGCCGCAG GTGACGTGGAGAAAAGCGTCTTCGGCCAAGGCGTCGCCGGGGCCCCGAGGATTGGTGCGGGACCTGGGCGCCCCGGGCCCCGGGGATCCTCCCGCCGCCGTCCCGCCGCAAAAGAAGGAGGTCGCCGCCAACTTTGACCCCGACACGGGCAGCGGCATGCTTTTCCTCAGCAACGTGACGGCGGCGCACGCCGGCTTCTACGAGTGCGAGGCGTGGAACGCGGGCGGCGCCGCCCGCCTCACCTTCCGGCTGGCCGTCAACTCGTCGGGGGGGGCGGAGCCCGACCGGGAGGCGGCGGCGCGGCCCCGCCCCGGCGGCGGCCACGTGAGCCGGGAGCCGCTGTACGCGCTGGGCAGCATGGCCTTCGGCGCCCTGGGGGCGGCCACGCAGACGGCCATCGCCGCCGGCATCTCGCTGCTGGCGCTCACCGCCCTGTTGCTGCTCGCCATGATCTACGCTCGACAGCTGCGAGGACACAAAGAGgcgcacgccgccgccgccgccgcccacaAG GAGGAGAGCATCCTGTACGTCAACGACTACTCGGACGGCCCGACGACGTTCGCCCAGCTGGAGGAGTTCCGAGACGAGCGCGGCCACGAGATGTTCGTCCTCAACCGCGCCAAAGCCGTGGCGCCCCCGACccggccccgccccgccccctccgACGGTCGCCCGGCCGACGGCGGCAGGATGGCGGGGGAGGGCGTGGAGGCGGAGCCCGAGGGGGAGGGGCTCCCTCTCAACCGCGCCGGCCTATTCGCCGACTCTCGGATGGCGTACGAGATCCACTGCTGA
- the LOC144078977 gene encoding deoxyhypusine hydroxylase-like has translation MAASPEELAAVGSVLVDPDQVLTQRFRALFTLKNLGGAEAVEWISKAFVDDSALLKHELAYCLGQMQDTRAIPVLGAVLADTRQDPMVRHEAGEALGAIGDPSVLDLLKSYSQDPVVEVAETCQLAVRRLEWLASGGADGDGNPYDSVDPAPPAPAGSAAELRAALLDESLPLFQRYRAMFALRNLGGREAVLALGDGLLCSGALFRHEIGYVLGQMRDPAAVPALRAVLERGGAESAMVRHEAAEALGAIGRDECLDVLRRYRADAQRVVKESCEVALDMLDYQSGPQFQYADTLAAVQETAAAAD, from the exons ATGGCGGCCAGTCCGGAGGAGCTGGCCGCGGTGGGTTCCGTTCTGGTGGACCCCGATCAGGTCCTGACGCAGCGGTTCCGCGCCCTGTTCACCCTTAAGAACCTCGGAG GCGCCGAGGCGGTGGAGTGGATCAGCAAAGCGTTCGTGGACGACTCGGCTCTGCTCAAGCACGAGCTGGCTTACTGTCTGGGCCAGATGCAGGACACCCGCGCCATCCCCGTCCTCGGCGCCGTACTGGCCGACACGCGCCAGGATCCCATGGTGCGCCACGAGGCGG GGGAAGCGCTAGGAGCCATCGGGGATCCTTCGGTCCTGGATCTGCTCAAGTCCTACAGCCAGGATCCAGTGGTGGAG gtGGCGGAGACGTGCCAGCTGGCCGTGCGGCGCCTGGAGTGGCTGGCGAGCgggggcgccgacggcgacgGGAACCCGTACGACTCGGTGGACCCGGCGCCGCCCGCCCCCGCCGGCAGCGCGGCCGAGCTGCGCGCCGCCCTGCTGGACGAGAGCCTGCCGCTCTTCCAACGTTACAGGGCCATGTTCGCGTTGCGCAACCTCGGCGGCCGGGAGGCGGTGCTCGCCCTGGGAGACG GTCTCCTGTGCTCGGGCGCCCTGTTCCGCCACGAGATCGGCTACGTGCTGGGCCAGATGCGGGACCCGGCGGCGGTGCCGGCCCTCCGCGCCGTCTTGGAGCGCGGCGGCGCCGAGAGCGCCATGGTGCGCCACGAGGCGGCCGAGGCCCTGGGCGCCATCGGCCGCGACGAGTGCCTGGACGTGCTGCGCCGCTACCGCGCCGACGCTCAGCGCGTGGTCAAGGAGAGCTGCGAGGTGGCCCTGGACATGCTGGACTACCAAAGCGGACCGCAATTCCAGTATGCTGACACGCTGGCGGCCGTTCAGgaaaccgccgccgccgccgactga
- the LOC144078976 gene encoding radial spoke head protein 4 homolog A-like isoform X1, which produces MDGTQQVSVQVAASFKAFLMKSSSKSNLNLYDHLSRLLMRVIEERPHDAVDVMEDLSHDVKLRLYEDTQSSLQDLQPATAAEELAEQQKVLFVRPEDAPEHEFELESALPNVSEIAYFLAQAGVGLGREETQRIFLALKQLVSSYTMQRCRLWGKILGTERSYVIAEAEFGEGEEEDDEAAEEAADDEARDVDADANGDSEMDPLPQSTYKPPPVVPKEAKGTGANKFVYFVCNEPGLPWSKLPSVTPAQVTVARQIRKFFTGRLDAPIVSYPPFPGNEANYLRAQIARISAGTQISPQGFYQAIEEEGAEEEGSEEDGIEENPEFEGVTVGELVDSLSSWVHHTQHILHQGRCTWVNLASKTEDESNEEEAEEIDEDPDEPEPEVGPPLLTPLSQDAEVFETVPWSSSLSSTLTSQHAIAVMRSNCWPGACAYAYAKKFENIYVGWGLKYPGDGYSPLLPPAPQNEYPSAPEITEDVDPTVEEEQALQDALDEKQAAEEAEEGDSDEEQDEEDD; this is translated from the exons ATGGACGGAACTCAACAAGTGAGCGTGCAGGTGGCTGCCTCCTTTAAAGCTTTCCTCATGAAGAGCAGCAGCAAAAGCAACCTCAACTT GTACGACCACCTTTCGCGGCTGCTGATGCGCGTGATCGAGGAGCGTCCTCACGACGCGGTGGACGTGATGGAGGACCTGAGCCACGACGTCAAGCTGCGGCTGTACGAGGACACGCAGAGCAGCCTGCAGGACCTGCAGCCCGCCACGGCCGCCGAGGAACTGGCCGAGCAGCAGAAGGTCCTCTTCGTGCGCCCCGAGGACGCTCCCGAGCACGAGTTTGAACTG GAGTCGGCGCTGCCCAACGTGAGCGAGATCGCCTACTTCCTGGCGCAGGCGGGGGTGGGGCTGGGCCGCGAGGAGACGCAGCGCATCTTCCTGGCGCTCAAGCAGCTGGTGTCCTCGTACACAATGCAGCGCTGCCGCCTGTGGGGCAAGATCCTGGGCACCGAGCGCAGCTACGTCATCGCCGAGGCCGAGTTCGGCGAgggcgaggaggaggacgacgaggcGGCCGAGGAGGCGGCCGACGACGAGGCCAGGGACGTGGACGCCGACGCCAACGGCGACAGCGAG ATGGACCCGCTGCCCCAGTCCACCTACAAGCCGCCCCCCGTGGTCCCCAAGGAGGCCAAAGGCACGGGCGCCAACAAGTTTGTGTACTTTGTGTGCAACGAGCCGGGCCTGCCGTGGTCCAAGCTGCCGTCGGTGACGCCGGCGCAGGTGACGGTGGCGCGGCAGATCCGCAAGTTCTTCACGGGGCGGCTGGACGCCCCCATCGTCAGCTACCCGCCCTTCCCGGGCAACGAGGCCAACTACCTGCGGGCGCAGATCGCCCGCATCTCGGCCGGCACGCAGATCAGCCCGCAGGGCTTCTACCAGGCCATCGAGGAGGAGGGCGCCGAGGAGGAGGGCTCCGAGGAGGACGGCATCGAGGAGAACCCCGAGTTCGAGGGCGTCACCGTCGGCGAGCTGGTCGACTCCCTTTCCTCCTGGGTGCACCACACCCAGCACATTCTGCATCAG GGCCGCTGCACGTGGGTCAACCTGGCGTCGAAGACGGAAGACGAGTCCaacgaggaggaggcggaggagatCGACGAAGACCCCGACGAGCCCGAACCCGAAGTGGGACCGCCGCTTTTGACGCCGCTGTCCCAGGACGCGGAAGTCTTCGAGACGGTCCCGTGGAGCTCCAGCCTCTCGTCCACGCTCACTTCCCAGCACGCCATCGCCGTCATGCGCTCCAACTGCTGGCCCGGAGCCTGCGCCTACGCTTACGCCAA GAAGTTTGAGAACATCTACGTGGGCTGGGGCCTCAAGTACCCGGGCGACGGCTACAGCCCGTTACTGCCGCCGGCGCCGCAGAACGAGTACCCCAGCGCCCCCGAGATCACGGAGGACGTGGACCCCACCGTGGAGGAGGAGCAGGCGCTGCAGGACGCGCTGGACGAGAAGCAGGCGGCCGAGGAGGCCGAGGAAGGAGACTCGGACGAGGAGCAGGACGAGGAGGACGACTGA
- the LOC144078976 gene encoding radial spoke head protein 6 homolog A-like isoform X2 codes for MRVIEERPHDAVDVMEDLSHDVKLRLYEDTQSSLQDLQPATAAEELAEQQKVLFVRPEDAPEHEFELESALPNVSEIAYFLAQAGVGLGREETQRIFLALKQLVSSYTMQRCRLWGKILGTERSYVIAEAEFGEGEEEDDEAAEEAADDEARDVDADANGDSEMDPLPQSTYKPPPVVPKEAKGTGANKFVYFVCNEPGLPWSKLPSVTPAQVTVARQIRKFFTGRLDAPIVSYPPFPGNEANYLRAQIARISAGTQISPQGFYQAIEEEGAEEEGSEEDGIEENPEFEGVTVGELVDSLSSWVHHTQHILHQGRCTWVNLASKTEDESNEEEAEEIDEDPDEPEPEVGPPLLTPLSQDAEVFETVPWSSSLSSTLTSQHAIAVMRSNCWPGACAYAYAKKFENIYVGWGLKYPGDGYSPLLPPAPQNEYPSAPEITEDVDPTVEEEQALQDALDEKQAAEEAEEGDSDEEQDEEDD; via the exons ATGCGCGTGATCGAGGAGCGTCCTCACGACGCGGTGGACGTGATGGAGGACCTGAGCCACGACGTCAAGCTGCGGCTGTACGAGGACACGCAGAGCAGCCTGCAGGACCTGCAGCCCGCCACGGCCGCCGAGGAACTGGCCGAGCAGCAGAAGGTCCTCTTCGTGCGCCCCGAGGACGCTCCCGAGCACGAGTTTGAACTG GAGTCGGCGCTGCCCAACGTGAGCGAGATCGCCTACTTCCTGGCGCAGGCGGGGGTGGGGCTGGGCCGCGAGGAGACGCAGCGCATCTTCCTGGCGCTCAAGCAGCTGGTGTCCTCGTACACAATGCAGCGCTGCCGCCTGTGGGGCAAGATCCTGGGCACCGAGCGCAGCTACGTCATCGCCGAGGCCGAGTTCGGCGAgggcgaggaggaggacgacgaggcGGCCGAGGAGGCGGCCGACGACGAGGCCAGGGACGTGGACGCCGACGCCAACGGCGACAGCGAG ATGGACCCGCTGCCCCAGTCCACCTACAAGCCGCCCCCCGTGGTCCCCAAGGAGGCCAAAGGCACGGGCGCCAACAAGTTTGTGTACTTTGTGTGCAACGAGCCGGGCCTGCCGTGGTCCAAGCTGCCGTCGGTGACGCCGGCGCAGGTGACGGTGGCGCGGCAGATCCGCAAGTTCTTCACGGGGCGGCTGGACGCCCCCATCGTCAGCTACCCGCCCTTCCCGGGCAACGAGGCCAACTACCTGCGGGCGCAGATCGCCCGCATCTCGGCCGGCACGCAGATCAGCCCGCAGGGCTTCTACCAGGCCATCGAGGAGGAGGGCGCCGAGGAGGAGGGCTCCGAGGAGGACGGCATCGAGGAGAACCCCGAGTTCGAGGGCGTCACCGTCGGCGAGCTGGTCGACTCCCTTTCCTCCTGGGTGCACCACACCCAGCACATTCTGCATCAG GGCCGCTGCACGTGGGTCAACCTGGCGTCGAAGACGGAAGACGAGTCCaacgaggaggaggcggaggagatCGACGAAGACCCCGACGAGCCCGAACCCGAAGTGGGACCGCCGCTTTTGACGCCGCTGTCCCAGGACGCGGAAGTCTTCGAGACGGTCCCGTGGAGCTCCAGCCTCTCGTCCACGCTCACTTCCCAGCACGCCATCGCCGTCATGCGCTCCAACTGCTGGCCCGGAGCCTGCGCCTACGCTTACGCCAA GAAGTTTGAGAACATCTACGTGGGCTGGGGCCTCAAGTACCCGGGCGACGGCTACAGCCCGTTACTGCCGCCGGCGCCGCAGAACGAGTACCCCAGCGCCCCCGAGATCACGGAGGACGTGGACCCCACCGTGGAGGAGGAGCAGGCGCTGCAGGACGCGCTGGACGAGAAGCAGGCGGCCGAGGAGGCCGAGGAAGGAGACTCGGACGAGGAGCAGGACGAGGAGGACGACTGA